A window from Leptothermofonsia sichuanensis E412 encodes these proteins:
- a CDS encoding nucleotidyltransferase domain-containing protein translates to MISIGQIQAFSQQIAEKFQPERIILFGSYASGQPTEDSDVDLLVVLPFKELPVQKAIAIRQQIKAPFPLDLMARTPEQIQQRLEMGDFFIQDIMQNGRVLYEANHARVDQ, encoded by the coding sequence ATGATCTCTATTGGTCAAATTCAGGCTTTTAGTCAACAAATTGCTGAAAAATTTCAGCCAGAACGCATTATTTTGTTTGGTTCCTATGCCTCTGGACAGCCCACCGAAGACTCAGATGTTGATTTATTGGTAGTTTTGCCCTTTAAGGAACTGCCAGTGCAAAAGGCGATCGCCATTCGGCAACAAATTAAGGCTCCCTTCCCGCTGGATCTGATGGCAAGAACTCCTGAGCAAATTCAGCAACGCCTGGAAATGGGTGACTTTTTCATTCAAGACATTATGCAAAATGGTCGCGTTCTCTATGAAGCCAATCACGCAAGAGTGGATCAATAA
- a CDS encoding DUF4926 domain-containing protein: MTLANLDTVANIKPIARDRLTLVEPEYQSIQQLPIGQVGTIVEIYPGELPRYLVEFADLQGREYAMAVLQPTELLALHYDLSLAS; the protein is encoded by the coding sequence ATGACACTAGCAAACTTGGATACCGTTGCCAATATAAAACCGATCGCCCGCGATCGCCTCACTTTGGTTGAACCTGAATACCAGTCCATCCAACAGCTACCGATCGGGCAGGTGGGTACTATTGTTGAGATCTACCCTGGTGAGTTGCCCCGTTACCTGGTGGAATTTGCCGATCTCCAGGGACGTGAATATGCAATGGCAGTGCTTCAGCCCACTGAACTTCTTGCTCTGCACTATGACTTAAGCCTTGCTAGCTAA
- a CDS encoding DEAD/DEAH box helicase family protein produces MTASTLNPTVLEPLFAPWQEPNAHRVRAEKSGDPAVVKQGRRASPIEVVNNLRAAVREWREAFYIGASDTTIQLLNHWFNRAHRQTTPDGEEFEFRYYFCQREAVETLIYLKEVRRIECLSQIIAEFGGANAELQALGITDDEDAWSRYAFKLVTGAGKTKVMSLCIVWSYFHALRESDSEMARHFVVIAPNLTVYERLKDDFGNRLFDEDPLIPPEWRGDWNLSVVLQDEASGAATGGTLYLTNIHRLYDPTKRKSKGESDTYDWMGPAVSKTKALDTGAALRDRITAHRRVMVLNDEAHHVWDPGSAWNEAIRTLHETILSRSGGKLVAQLDFSATPKDNKGLLFKHIVCDTPLGEAVDAGIVKTPLIGQASRKLVEQADDNAAYRWEQHLLLGYERWKASQAEWEASGKKPLLFIMCDDTDAADQITQRFNTDPLFEHLNGKTINLHTNLKGKLKKVGRGKDARYEFVEDEKAISDDDLKALRKLSRELDSNASPYFCIVSVLMLREGWDVRNVTTIVPLRPYSSKANILPEQTLGRGLRRMTPPGQANELVTVVEHPAFASLYQQELAQEGLPLEIVELDRVPATTISIFPDEAHKDLNALNIQIPTLSAGFRIVPKLEGLTIQDVKKAFKRFQPLPLPSSPQPPSPRTGEGGEDYGLGSGSAPLSQLGRGVGGEGNNVIEYEGRHLFTGEVVEKMQLSLPLLESGIGAVSYYVKQLETICKLRGLHPILAPLIQTFLEEILFEQKTTLFDPALVARLADSDVGEHLRAVFVPLIRSRTTTSEERLIAEPPKSLNAWKPYQVTLSERRPALEAAKTLFNLVTCNRELEVAVAKFCDRAPDVAAFAKNAGSQCLRIDYLANGDRLAFYTPDFFIRTLDGHYYLVETKGREDRDVPLKAKAAIAWCEAASRPHPLTPSPRTREGGQEDTPAPLSQLGRGAGGEGVQWHYLYIPQGVFERMAGDTVAELARACAPALQNLLQSEEFQDLPLFVNLGQSDDEVATVDSLIDPAILNALPSRYRRAADQAVMLYRFFENKEGMNYAPVFTALLGSIDEVAKGFLVRRLQPEMPVTVEDQKAWFAPYLGGVDRKSEDYYRKLAQNLKRTLVFNNGLSLIGLLRSCLDYALNDTTKIGGVFEALQTQLRFQGGRKFLETVTRINDFRNTYIAHQEQELTDKNLAEQELKIWIEALHMIGK; encoded by the coding sequence ATGACCGCCTCTACCCTCAATCCCACCGTTCTCGAACCGCTGTTTGCCCCCTGGCAAGAACCCAACGCCCATCGCGTCCGGGCAGAAAAGTCTGGCGACCCCGCCGTGGTAAAACAGGGACGCAGAGCCTCCCCAATCGAGGTGGTCAATAACCTACGGGCAGCGGTGCGAGAGTGGCGAGAAGCCTTCTACATCGGAGCCAGCGACACCACGATTCAACTCCTGAACCACTGGTTTAACCGCGCCCATCGCCAAACCACCCCAGACGGTGAAGAATTTGAGTTTCGCTACTACTTCTGCCAGCGAGAAGCGGTCGAAACCTTGATCTACCTCAAAGAGGTGCGGCGGATCGAGTGCCTATCCCAAATCATTGCCGAATTTGGCGGCGCGAATGCCGAATTACAAGCCCTGGGCATCACCGACGACGAAGATGCCTGGAGCCGCTACGCCTTCAAACTGGTCACCGGAGCAGGCAAAACCAAAGTCATGAGCCTGTGCATTGTCTGGAGCTACTTTCATGCCCTGCGGGAATCTGACTCCGAAATGGCGCGGCATTTTGTCGTCATTGCCCCCAACCTCACCGTCTACGAACGCCTTAAAGACGACTTTGGCAACAGGCTGTTTGATGAAGACCCCCTGATTCCCCCCGAATGGCGCGGCGACTGGAATCTATCCGTCGTGCTGCAAGACGAAGCCAGCGGTGCAGCAACGGGCGGAACACTCTACCTCACCAATATCCATCGCCTCTATGACCCTACCAAACGAAAGTCGAAGGGTGAGTCCGATACCTATGACTGGATGGGTCCAGCCGTCTCGAAAACCAAAGCCCTGGATACGGGTGCTGCCCTGCGCGATCGCATCACCGCCCATCGTCGCGTCATGGTGCTGAATGACGAAGCCCACCACGTCTGGGATCCCGGTTCCGCCTGGAACGAAGCCATCCGCACCCTGCACGAAACCATCCTGTCTCGCAGCGGTGGCAAACTGGTGGCGCAACTGGATTTTTCTGCCACCCCCAAAGACAACAAGGGGCTACTGTTCAAGCACATCGTTTGCGACACGCCGCTGGGGGAAGCTGTGGATGCCGGGATTGTGAAAACCCCGCTGATTGGACAAGCCAGCCGCAAGTTAGTCGAACAAGCCGACGACAACGCCGCCTATCGCTGGGAACAGCACTTGCTCCTGGGTTACGAACGCTGGAAAGCCAGCCAAGCCGAGTGGGAAGCCAGCGGCAAAAAGCCGCTGCTGTTCATCATGTGCGATGACACTGATGCCGCCGATCAAATTACTCAACGCTTCAACACTGACCCGCTGTTTGAGCACCTCAACGGCAAAACCATCAACCTGCACACCAACCTAAAGGGCAAACTCAAAAAAGTGGGACGGGGCAAGGATGCCCGCTACGAATTTGTCGAAGACGAAAAAGCCATCAGCGACGATGACCTAAAGGCATTGCGAAAACTCAGCCGGGAACTGGATAGCAATGCCAGTCCCTATTTCTGCATTGTCTCAGTATTGATGCTGCGGGAAGGCTGGGACGTGCGAAACGTGACCACGATCGTGCCCCTGCGTCCTTACAGTTCCAAAGCCAACATTCTGCCCGAACAAACCCTGGGACGAGGCTTGCGCCGCATGACTCCTCCTGGTCAAGCCAACGAATTGGTGACGGTGGTCGAACATCCCGCCTTTGCCAGCCTCTATCAGCAAGAACTGGCTCAGGAAGGGTTGCCGCTGGAAATTGTGGAACTCGATCGCGTTCCTGCCACCACGATTTCCATCTTCCCCGATGAAGCCCACAAAGATTTGAATGCCTTGAACATCCAGATTCCCACCCTTTCCGCAGGTTTTCGGATTGTGCCCAAGCTAGAAGGCTTGACGATTCAGGATGTAAAAAAGGCGTTTAAGCGGTTTCAGCCGTTGCCGCTGCCCTCATCCCCCCAACCCCCTTCTCCCAGAACGGGAGAAGGGGGAGAAGACTATGGCTTAGGCAGTGGTTCGGCTCCCCTCTCCCAGCTTGGGAGAGGGGTTGGGGGTGAGGGCAACAATGTCATCGAATACGAAGGGCGGCACCTGTTCACGGGAGAAGTCGTCGAAAAAATGCAGTTGAGTTTGCCGCTGCTGGAGTCAGGCATTGGCGCAGTTTCCTACTATGTCAAACAACTGGAAACCATTTGCAAATTGCGGGGATTGCATCCCATCCTGGCTCCTCTGATCCAAACCTTTCTGGAAGAAATCCTGTTTGAGCAGAAAACCACCCTATTCGATCCGGCTCTGGTGGCTCGCTTAGCCGACTCCGACGTGGGTGAACACCTGCGGGCAGTGTTTGTTCCCCTGATCCGCAGTCGCACCACTACCAGCGAAGAACGGTTGATCGCCGAGCCGCCCAAATCTCTGAATGCCTGGAAACCCTATCAAGTCACCCTCAGCGAACGCCGTCCCGCCCTAGAAGCAGCAAAGACTCTATTCAATCTGGTGACGTGCAATCGTGAATTAGAGGTGGCAGTGGCGAAGTTTTGCGATCGCGCCCCCGATGTCGCTGCCTTTGCCAAAAACGCCGGATCGCAGTGCTTGCGAATTGATTACCTGGCCAATGGCGATCGCCTCGCCTTCTATACCCCAGACTTCTTCATTCGTACCCTTGATGGTCACTACTACCTGGTCGAAACCAAAGGGCGAGAAGATCGGGATGTACCGTTGAAAGCCAAAGCGGCGATCGCTTGGTGCGAGGCTGCCAGTCGCCCTCATCCCCTAACCCCGTCTCCCAGAACGAGAGAAGGGGGACAAGAAGATACTCCGGCTCCCCTCTCCCAGCTTGGGAGAGGGGCTGGGGGTGAGGGAGTCCAATGGCACTATCTCTACATTCCGCAAGGCGTATTTGAGCGCATGGCAGGCGATACCGTTGCTGAATTGGCTCGTGCCTGTGCCCCTGCTCTGCAAAACCTGCTCCAATCTGAGGAATTCCAGGATTTACCTCTATTCGTGAATTTGGGGCAATCTGACGACGAAGTTGCTACTGTAGATAGCTTGATTGATCCAGCCATTCTCAATGCCTTGCCTTCTCGCTATCGCCGCGCCGCCGATCAAGCCGTCATGCTCTATCGCTTCTTTGAAAACAAAGAGGGAATGAATTATGCCCCTGTTTTTACCGCTCTGTTGGGTTCGATCGATGAAGTGGCAAAAGGCTTCCTGGTACGGCGACTGCAACCAGAAATGCCCGTCACCGTAGAAGACCAAAAAGCCTGGTTTGCTCCCTATCTGGGCGGTGTTGACCGTAAATCAGAGGACTATTACCGCAAATTGGCACAAAACCTGAAACGAACGTTGGTATTCAATAATGGCTTGTCGCTCATTGGCTTGCTGCGATCGTGTCTAGATTATGCACTTAATGACACCACAAAAATCGGTGGTGTGTTTGAAGCCTTACAAACTCAGTTGCGGTTTCAGGGTGGGCGTAAGTTTTTGGAAACCGTCACCCGCATCAACGACTTTCGGAACACCTACATTGCCCACCAGGAACAGGAGTTGACTGATAAAAACCTGGCTGAACAGGAACTCAAAATCTGGATTGAGGCATTGCATATGATTGGAAAGTAA
- a CDS encoding HEPN domain-containing protein, which translates to MKPITQEWINKAEGDFATAQRELQVQQMANYDAVCFHAQQCIEKYLKACLQEENIPFTRTHDLSVLLDLFLPIHPAWASLRPTLDALTTYAVEFRYPGMSANQAIANQAFQDCALFVKPFASTFRCKSHTPYP; encoded by the coding sequence ATGAAGCCAATCACGCAAGAGTGGATCAATAAAGCAGAAGGTGATTTTGCCACCGCTCAGCGAGAGCTTCAGGTTCAGCAAATGGCTAACTATGATGCCGTATGTTTTCACGCTCAGCAGTGCATCGAAAAATATCTAAAAGCTTGCCTCCAAGAAGAAAATATTCCGTTTACAAGAACTCACGACCTCAGCGTATTGCTCGATCTGTTTTTACCCATCCATCCAGCATGGGCATCTTTGCGTCCTACCCTGGACGCTCTAACGACCTATGCCGTTGAGTTTCGCTATCCGGGTATGTCGGCTAATCAGGCGATCGCCAATCAAGCCTTTCAAGATTGTGCGCTATTCGTCAAACCATTCGCCAGCACCTTTCGTTGTAAATCTCACACGCCTTACCCATGA
- the tnpC gene encoding IS66 family transposase produces MKELPDLKQLTDSDKDRLIQTLWDELQKLQQKKPKKTSKNSSLPPAQGFKAAVSEPSGSQEINRSASVGRCGGGRKLTPNPDQIIRAEVNRCKTCGVSLSGTLQQLLQRYEKVEIPPIRPVVTQVERYGCTCPGCGEVQLAPVPVGLEPGSPFGDGVAALVTTLRYGHAISYARLSQLMSEVFNLAISEGALASLFQRVKTQLDPSIAAIVQRLRSSRLVGSDETSARLRGKTVWEWVFQNAQVCLHVIRPSRGAEVIEHVMAGHRPEIWVSDLFSAQKKHPASDWQVCLAHQLRDCQYGIDAGDTIFSPRMKRLVLRACAWHRRWEQLSASTQYQYRCRINRELDQALALCPTQADGIRLQTRYRNLREHLFLFLADTTIAPTNNASEQALRMSVIFRKVTNGFRSEWGKDLFADIRSVVNTGKRQGLSAFESISAALNPHQSLFPLS; encoded by the coding sequence ATGAAAGAGCTTCCAGACCTCAAGCAACTCACAGACTCTGATAAGGACAGGCTGATCCAGACACTGTGGGATGAGCTGCAAAAGTTGCAACAAAAGAAGCCGAAAAAGACATCCAAGAATTCCAGTTTACCCCCTGCTCAAGGATTCAAAGCAGCAGTTAGCGAGCCTTCTGGCTCCCAAGAGATAAATCGAAGTGCGAGTGTGGGACGCTGTGGTGGTGGGCGTAAGCTGACTCCGAATCCCGACCAAATTATCCGCGCCGAAGTGAACAGGTGTAAAACTTGTGGTGTGAGTCTGTCTGGAACCCTTCAGCAATTGCTGCAACGCTATGAAAAAGTGGAGATTCCACCGATTCGCCCGGTTGTGACTCAAGTGGAACGGTATGGTTGCACCTGTCCGGGTTGTGGAGAAGTTCAATTGGCTCCAGTTCCGGTGGGACTAGAACCCGGCAGTCCCTTCGGCGATGGGGTGGCGGCCTTAGTCACGACGTTGCGCTACGGTCATGCAATCAGCTATGCGCGGCTGAGTCAACTGATGTCGGAGGTGTTCAATTTAGCGATTTCCGAAGGTGCTTTGGCAAGTCTCTTTCAACGAGTCAAAACGCAATTAGACCCATCGATTGCGGCGATTGTGCAGCGCTTACGCAGTTCCCGACTGGTCGGCAGCGATGAAACCAGTGCGCGGCTGAGAGGCAAGACGGTATGGGAATGGGTGTTTCAAAATGCTCAAGTCTGCTTGCATGTGATTCGCCCGTCCCGTGGGGCAGAGGTGATTGAGCACGTGATGGCAGGGCATCGTCCTGAGATTTGGGTGTCGGATTTGTTCAGCGCTCAAAAGAAACATCCTGCGTCAGATTGGCAAGTCTGCTTAGCCCATCAGTTGCGCGATTGTCAGTATGGCATTGATGCCGGGGATACGATCTTTTCGCCTCGGATGAAGCGGTTAGTCTTACGCGCTTGTGCTTGGCATCGACGCTGGGAGCAATTGTCTGCTTCGACGCAATATCAATATCGCTGCCGGATCAACCGAGAATTAGACCAAGCACTCGCCCTGTGTCCGACTCAAGCCGATGGCATTCGGCTGCAAACGCGCTACCGAAACTTGCGGGAGCATCTGTTTCTATTTTTGGCAGACACAACGATTGCGCCGACCAATAATGCCAGTGAACAGGCGCTGCGGATGAGTGTGATTTTTCGCAAGGTGACCAATGGGTTTCGCTCCGAGTGGGGCAAAGATTTGTTCGCCGATATTCGTTCTGTGGTGAATACGGGTAAGCGTCAAGGGCTTTCTGCTTTTGAGTCCATTTCTGCGGCCTTAAACCCTCACCAATCCCTATTCCCGCTGAGTTGA
- a CDS encoding site-specific DNA-methyltransferase, with the protein MHQNKVDRLLALIKELLSDNGSVLVHLDDSVASHVKIILDELFDADNFRSQVIWQRVTSHSDRRGFAFNYDVIFHYTKSQNFVWNPQYQAYDEAYLKSHYRSIDKDGRRYELDNVSAAGAGEPRIFFGKLIAPPPGTHWRWSQERIDKLIAENRIELTKNGTPRYKRYLDEMPGKAVQAIWTDIPPVNSQAHQDTGYDTQKPEGLLERIIQALSNEGDLVADFFCGSGTTGAVAEQLGRRWIMCDLGRFAIHTTRKRMIELQRKLHSEGKPYRAFDVYNLGRYERQWWQKDRLQGADEEHRRVILEFFKAEVLTNPPSPLLHGRKAGAFCHVDGIDSIFTREEAKQVAQATAQAGGRECYCLAWEFEMDLHLLVNALTQELGVKLKLVQIPREIMEKNRKSPPPFLEVAVLAAEPVYRKATTEVVTTNQVRSEDFSPQTRKATTEVVTTNKARSEDFSPQTRTVDIKLTQFLPSLAEVPTKELEAIKERAIKSGFDFIDFWAIDFNWQPGKPFTHDWQDYRTRKDRSLKTISDAGYTYPASGKYTACVKVVDIFGCDTSITVEVEV; encoded by the coding sequence ATCCATCAAAACAAAGTTGACAGACTACTAGCTTTAATCAAAGAGCTACTGTCTGATAATGGCAGTGTTTTGGTGCATTTAGATGATTCAGTAGCTAGCCACGTCAAGATAATTCTTGATGAACTTTTTGATGCTGATAATTTCCGCTCACAAGTTATATGGCAGCGTGTCACCAGTCATAGTGATAGAAGAGGCTTTGCCTTTAACTACGATGTGATTTTTCACTACACCAAGTCACAAAATTTTGTCTGGAATCCACAATACCAAGCTTATGACGAAGCATATCTGAAATCTCATTATCGAAGCATTGATAAAGATGGAAGACGCTACGAATTAGATAATGTTAGTGCTGCTGGTGCTGGTGAACCACGCATCTTTTTTGGAAAGCTTATTGCTCCTCCACCAGGAACCCATTGGCGTTGGTCACAGGAAAGAATTGACAAATTAATTGCAGAGAATCGAATTGAACTTACAAAAAATGGTACTCCTCGTTACAAGCGATATTTAGACGAAATGCCTGGAAAAGCGGTGCAAGCAATCTGGACAGATATTCCACCTGTCAATTCTCAGGCTCATCAGGATACAGGTTATGACACTCAAAAACCAGAAGGACTCTTAGAAAGAATTATTCAGGCTCTTTCCAATGAAGGCGATCTCGTTGCCGATTTCTTTTGTGGCAGTGGCACCACCGGAGCCGTTGCGGAGCAGTTGGGGCGCAGGTGGATCATGTGCGACTTGGGGCGGTTTGCCATTCACACCACCCGCAAGCGGATGATTGAGCTACAGCGCAAGTTGCATAGTGAGGGCAAACCCTATCGCGCCTTTGATGTCTATAACCTGGGGCGCTATGAGCGGCAGTGGTGGCAAAAAGACCGCTTGCAGGGGGCAGATGAGGAACATCGGCGTGTGATTTTGGAGTTTTTCAAAGCCGAGGTACTGACCAATCCGCCTTCCCCCCTGCTACATGGGCGCAAGGCGGGGGCCTTCTGCCATGTGGATGGCATCGACTCCATCTTTACCCGCGAAGAAGCGAAACAGGTGGCGCAGGCAACCGCGCAGGCAGGCGGGCGGGAGTGCTATTGCCTTGCCTGGGAATTTGAGATGGATTTGCATCTGCTGGTAAATGCCCTGACGCAGGAGTTGGGCGTAAAGCTAAAGCTAGTGCAGATTCCCCGCGAAATTATGGAGAAGAATCGCAAATCGCCGCCGCCGTTTTTGGAAGTGGCCGTCCTCGCCGCCGAACCCGTCTACCGTAAAGCAACGACTGAAGTCGTTACTACAAACCAGGTTCGTAGTGAGGACTTTAGTCCTCAAACCCGCAAAGCAACGACTGAAGTCGTTACTACAAACAAGGCTCGTAGTGAGGACTTTAGTCCTCAAACCCGCACGGTAGACATCAAACTCACCCAGTTCCTTCCCTCCCTCGCCGAAGTGCCCACCAAAGAACTGGAAGCCATCAAAGAACGCGCCATCAAAAGCGGCTTTGATTTCATTGATTTTTGGGCGATCGATTTCAACTGGCAACCGGGCAAACCCTTCACCCACGACTGGCAAGACTATCGCACCCGCAAAGATCGCTCCCTCAAAACCATCAGCGATGCGGGCTACACCTACCCAGCTTCAGGCAAATACACCGCCTGCGTCAAAGTCGTGGATATCTTCGGCTGCGACACCTCGATTACCGTAGAGGTAGAAGTATGA
- a CDS encoding DUF29 domain-containing protein has protein sequence MLNTQRSTSFLLYLEGKIYTPAKYRKLFLKASKLDAQEIPEAPYFTLEQALDEDWLPWQPE, from the coding sequence GTGCTCAACACTCAACGGTCTACCTCATTTCTACTTTATCTAGAGGGTAAAATCTATACCCCGGCAAAGTATAGAAAGCTTTTTCTCAAAGCAAGCAAACTAGATGCCCAAGAAATTCCTGAAGCGCCTTACTTCACCCTGGAACAAGCCCTGGATGAAGATTGGCTCCCCTGGCAACCAGAATAG
- a CDS encoding DUF6883 domain-containing protein: MKLPNGEFAIVPMEKLTDYCLNPNHSSGKHKARVFASALGITAENADDLRELIMKAAFEGEVIQQDNTEFG, encoded by the coding sequence ATGAAGCTGCCGAATGGAGAATTTGCCATCGTTCCTATGGAAAAGTTAACAGATTACTGTCTAAACCCAAATCATTCGTCAGGCAAACATAAGGCGAGGGTCTTTGCTTCAGCGTTAGGAATCACAGCAGAGAATGCCGATGATTTGCGAGAATTGATTATGAAGGCAGCTTTTGAAGGGGAGGTGATTCAGCAAGATAACACTGAGTTTGGTTAA
- a CDS encoding DUF2283 domain-containing protein: MAERVKVWFDPEADFLEVIFSDALGYMRETENDAVMERVDLDGNLLGFSILAISQLAKSKPLMAELLSGRGSVA, translated from the coding sequence ATGGCAGAACGAGTAAAGGTTTGGTTTGACCCAGAAGCTGATTTTCTAGAGGTGATTTTTTCAGATGCTCTGGGTTATATGCGGGAAACCGAAAATGATGCCGTTATGGAGCGGGTGGATTTAGATGGCAACCTGCTCGGCTTCTCCATTCTGGCAATTAGTCAGCTTGCCAAATCAAAACCATTGATGGCTGAGTTGCTTTCAGGAAGAGGAAGTGTAGCATGA
- a CDS encoding transposase, with amino-acid sequence MYEYRQLTPVQRAELVQQRLAKGYPPHSPPHPIQDQSFYLLTAACYEHKCHIKTEERRKQLLDLLFEQFTNCGVELRGWVILPNHYHVLVYLGDFDEDLSPHYKRVRSKGFSPYQQIGKVLQRIHGSTSRQWNLEDQAVGRKVWYAYSDRAIRSERHYYTTLNYIHYNPVKHNWSGSPYNWSYSSVHWYLEQEGREWLRDSWVRYPVKDYGKEWDDFGEGEQGLLKREPQTHSGETLWQNE; translated from the coding sequence ATGTATGAGTATCGTCAGCTAACACCAGTGCAGCGGGCTGAACTTGTACAACAACGTTTAGCTAAAGGCTATCCACCCCACAGCCCACCTCACCCAATTCAGGATCAATCGTTTTACCTACTGACGGCGGCTTGCTACGAGCATAAATGCCATATCAAGACTGAAGAGCGACGCAAGCAGCTTTTGGACTTGCTGTTTGAACAGTTTACAAATTGTGGGGTTGAGCTACGAGGATGGGTGATTTTGCCCAATCATTATCATGTGTTAGTTTATCTTGGTGACTTCGATGAGGACTTAAGTCCTCACTACAAACGGGTTCGGAGTAAGGGCTTTAGCCCTTATCAACAAATAGGGAAAGTTTTACAACGAATACACGGCTCCACTTCGCGACAGTGGAATCTGGAAGATCAGGCAGTTGGGCGGAAAGTGTGGTATGCCTATAGCGATCGCGCGATTCGCTCTGAACGACATTACTACACAACTCTGAATTACATTCACTACAACCCGGTTAAGCATAACTGGTCTGGTTCTCCCTACAATTGGTCTTACAGCAGTGTCCATTGGTATTTAGAGCAAGAGGGGCGGGAATGGTTGCGGGATAGCTGGGTCAGGTATCCGGTGAAGGACTATGGGAAAGAATGGGATGACTTTGGTGAGGGTGAGCAAGGCTTGCTAAAGCGAGAACCACAAACTCATTCAGGAGAAACCCTATGGCAGAACGAGTAA
- a CDS encoding DUF29 domain-containing protein has protein sequence MLNTQRSTSFLLYLEGKIYTPAKYRKLFLKASKLDAQEIPEAPYFTLEQALDEDWLPWQPE, from the coding sequence GTGCTCAACACTCAACGGTCTACCTCATTTCTACTTTATCTAGAGGGTAAAATCTATACCCCGGCAAAGTATAGAAAGCTTTTTCTCAAAGCAAGCAAACTAGATGCCCAAGAAATTCCTGAAGCGCCTTACTTCACCCTGGAGCAAGCCCTGGATGAAGATTGGCTCCCCTGGCAACCAGAATAG